A single genomic interval of Spinacia oleracea cultivar Varoflay chromosome 6, BTI_SOV_V1, whole genome shotgun sequence harbors:
- the LOC110779775 gene encoding uncharacterized protein At5g41620, with the protein MKIREGKRESERKRRGKLKVTQISAEKKDDFLLTGRRRRKSLPLLAPCKRVFCGPTNTSTVTTPVFLWKKVVGGAQNTIIKGNNPFSLSSSTSSFAAVQFSARKLGSFFWEFYNFYYSSARMYLGVNNQHQRGRRIHHRLEKDEGFDHHHHQLSHPSLAVDPHRGGSSDYQPSSAGSLRRHIAASLMRHHQSAERNKHALQPLSPASYGSSLELAPYNPAATPDSSIELRGRIGEPNYSFKTSTELLKVLNRIWTLEEQHASNVSLVKALKNELDHARGRIKELLRDQQANRHEIDELMKQVSQDNLGRKNKEHDRIEASLQSVRDELEDERKLRKRSESLHRKLARELFEIKVALSTTVKDLEKERTSSELLEELCDEFAISIREYAKQVHDVKHKSERDWIGITSHDNLILHISESWLDERAQRGSGVVDKLRPEIETFLTARQTVNIEAKDNTDHNKESRLRRRSLESIPEVGAAPEDSATYSDSRCAEKSKAAPTHYEEQEELALNGRRKGQSPPSVQMSELQNTPREIDRRMKAGEETQTEISSMLQKSEIYDSYQKKSYNEEGHGSNSKTVDKLISELLLSEGGSYPPEYEYKEAAASSNPSTKKRNASPVRQWMTSMKSPDPRISESSSKMRENSLKAKLQEPKSKGQRSRLKILKGSS; encoded by the exons atGAAAATAAGGGAAGGAAAAAGAGAATCAGAGAGAAAAAGAAGGGGAAAACTAAAAGTGACTCAAATTTCAGCTGAAAAAAAGGATGATTTTTTATTAAcaggaaggagaagaagaaagtCTTTGCCTTTATTGGCTCCTTGTAAAAGGGTTTTCTGTGGGCCCACTAATACTTCCACTGTTACTACCCCAGTATTCTTATGGAAGAAGGTTGTTGGTGGAGCTCAAAACACCATAATTAAAGGAAACAaccctttttctctctcctcttctacttcttcttttgCTGCTGTTCAATTTTCTGCTAGGAAACTTGGTTCATTTTTTTGGGAGTTTTACAACTTTTATTATTCATCTGCAAGAATGTACTTGGGTGTTAATAATCAGCATCAAAGGGGTCGTAGAATTCATCACAGGTTAGAGAAAGATGAGGGTtttgatcatcatcatcaccagcTTAGTCATCCTTCTTTAGCTGTTGATCCTCATAGAGGCGGTTCTTCTGATTATCAG CCTTCAAGTGCTGGCAGCTTGAGGAGACATATAGCAGCCTCGCTGATGCGACATCATCAATCAGCAGAAAGAAATAAGCACGCATTGCAGCCTCTATCTCCTGCAAGCTATGGAAGTTCCTTGGAG TTGGCTCCATATAACCCTGCAGCAACTCCTGACAGTTCGATTGAGTTAAGGGGAAGGATTGGTGAACCAAATTACAGCTTTAAAACATCAACCGAATTGCTTAAAGTGTTAAACCGTATATGGACACTCGAAGAGCAACATGCTTCCAATGTGTCTCTGGTCAAAGCACTGAAAAATGAGCTTGATCATGCCCGTGGTAGGATTAAAGAGTTGCTCAGAGATCAGCAGGCGaaccgtcatgaaattgatgaaTTAATGAAACAAGTCTCACAAGATAACCTAGGTAGGAAGAACAAAGAACATGATCGAATAGAGGCTTCTCTGCAGTCTGTGAGAGATGAATTGGAAGATGAAAGGAAGTTGAGAAAACGATCTGAAAGTTTGCATAGGAAGTTAGCTAGGGAACTCTTCGAGATCAAGGTTGCCTTATCAACTACTGTCAAAGATcttgaaaaagaaagaacatcAAGTGAGCTCCTTGAAGAACTTTGTGATGAGTTTGCCATAAGTATTAGGGAATATGCAAAACAAGTGCACGATGTCAAACATAAGTCCGAAAGGGACTGGATTGGCATAACTAGTCATGACAATTTGATCCTGCACATTTCTGAATCTTGGCTTGATGAACGAGCACAGAGAGGATCTGGTGTTGTTGACAAATTGAGACCCGAAATAGAGACATTCCTCACTGCTCGACAAACAGTCAACATAGAGGCTAAGGATAATACTGATCACAATAAAGAGAGCCGTTTAAGGCGCCGTTCCCTCGAGTCAATTCCCGAGGTCGGGGCTGCACCTGAAGATTCAGCTACATATTCTGATTCCCGTTGTGCTGAGAAAAGCAAAGCGGCCCCCACCCACTACGAGGAGCAGGAAGAGCTTGCACTAAATGGGAGGAGGAAAGGTCAAAGTCCTCCTAGTGTGCAGATGTCGGAACTTCAAAACACTCCTCGGGAAATTGACCGTAGGATGAAAGCAGGCGAAGAAACCCAAACAGAAATCAGCAGCATGCTGCAGAAGTCTGAGATTTATGATTCGTACCAAAAGAAGAGTTACAACGAAGAAGGGCATGGATCGAACTCAAAAACAGTTGACAAACTAATAAGTGAGCTGCTGTTATCAGAAGGTGGGAGTTACCCTCCTGAGTATGAATATAAGGAAGCTGCTGCTTCGAGTAATCCTTCTACAAAGAAGAGGAATGCAAGCCCAGTTAGACAATGGATGACAAGCATGAAATCCCCCGATcccagaatttctgaatcatctTCAAAAATGAGAGAGAATTCGTTAAAAGCCAAGTTACAGGAGCCTAAGTCGAAGGGTCAGCGCTCACGGTTGAAAATTCTAAAAGGTTCATCATGA
- the LOC110778269 gene encoding F-box/kelch-repeat protein At3g61590, with product MELEPSWGDHDCGCLTTSTEDNTSEPDVFDPLLKITYINDEEQDGVCINSILPDDILERVLRHLPVSTIIKAGCVCKKWNDMLQSARFIQNLPSTSTQNPWYFMFTSDNDPHGHVYDPMLLKWYKFEIPYVEMPSWNIVSSSGLVCFMDNDSRRKLYVCNPITKHCRKLAEPQGPEVSDYCALAISLDKSSKNYTVTIVRSKQAPGEPVDWDLAIDVYSSEKKTWECPVDVNLHAWRGGVDSVICDGILYFVVYLTRTTMGVIRPRNGVLAYDLASGCFNVDVNECVISAPCHVTCMRLINFEEALVMVGGIEKRSGVIKGIGIWILKGREWEEVSRMPNKFFQGFGEFDDVFASSGLGNLIYIQGYGSTALLMFDMNSKEWRWSHKCPATKKFPLQLFSGICFEPRFDISP from the coding sequence ATGGAGCTAGAACCATCCTGGGGGGATCATGATTGTGGATGCTTGACGACCAGTACAGAAGACAATACAAGTGAACCCGATGTGTTTGACCCTTTGTTAAAAATAACTTATATCAATGATGAAGAACAAGATGGTGTCTGTATTAACTCCATTCTCCCAGACGACATTTTAGAGCGAGTTCTTAGACATCTCCCAGTTTCAACTATTATTAAAGCGGGTTGTGTATGTAAAAAATGGAACGATATGTTGCAGTCTGCAAGATTTATACAGAATCTTCCAAGCACTTCAACTCAAAACCCTTGGTACTTCATGTTTACCAGCGACAATGATCCGCACGGGCATGTTTATGACCCCATGCTTTTGAAGTGGTACAAATTTGAAATCCCTTATGTTGAGATGCCTAGTTGGAACATCGTTTCATCTTCTGGTTTAGTGTGCTTTATGGATAACGACTCGAGGAGAAAACTATATGTTTGTAATCCAATCACGAAACATTGTCGAAAGCTTGCAGAACCTCAAGGTCCAGAAGTTTCTGATTACTGTGCCCTTGCAATCTCATTGGATAAATCATCAAAGAATTATACAGTGACAATCGTGAGATCTAAACAAGCTCCTGGAGAACCGGTAGATTGGGATCTCGCAATTGATGTTTATAGTTCCGAAAAGAAAACATGGGAATGTCCTGTTGATGTTAATTTACATGCTTGGAGAGGTGGAGTGGATAGTGTGATTTGTGATGGGATTCtttattttgtggtttatttaaCAAGGACAACAATGGGTGTTATACGTCCTCGCAATGGTGTGCTGGCTTATGATCTTGCTTCCGGGTGTTTTAACGTTGACGTGAATGAGTGTGTGATTTCAGCACCTTGTCATGTAACATGCATGCGGTTGATTAACTTTGAAGAGGCGCTTGTTATGGTGGGAGGGATTGAGAAACGGTCTGGCGTAATTAAGGGTATTGGTATTTGGATTCTGAAAGGAAGGGAATGGGAAGAGGTTTCTCGTATGCCAAACAAATTCTTCCAAGGATTTGGGGAGTTTGACGATGTGTTTGCCAGTAGTGGTTTGGGCAATCTAATATACATTCAGGGTTATGGATCAACTGCTCTTCTAATGTTTGACATGAATTCAAAAGAATGGAGGTGGTCACACAAATGCCCTGCCACCAAGAAGTTTCCTCTCCAGTTGTTTTCTGGAATTTGTTTTGAACCCCGCTTTGATATTTCTCCGTGA